The following is a genomic window from Amycolatopsis sp. BJA-103.
AAGGGATGCACACCGGGCCCGATTCCGCCGGAACCGACCAGCACCAGCCGTTCGCACCGGTCCGGGAATTGGTAGGCGAATTGCATCGCGACCCCGCCGCCGAGCGAATGCCCGACGACGCTGACCTTGTCGACGCCGAGCACGGAAAGCAGGTCGCGCATTCCGCACGCGTACGCGGCGACCGAATAGTCGGCGCGGGGTTTCGCGGATTCCCCGTGTCCCAAGAGATCCGGGGCGATGACGGTGAATTGCCCGGACAACGCGGCGAGGACGTCGAGCCAGGTCGACGAATCGTCGCCGATCCCGTGGACGAAGAGCACGGCCGGACCGCGCCCGGCCATCCGGTAGGCACGTTCGTAGCCGTGGACGACCTTTTTGCGCGGGGCGAGATCTTCCACACCGGTCAGCACCCGATCAGTGCAGCAGCGGGATATTCGGGGCACGTTTCGGCCCGGTTCGCTTCTCGTTACGCGCGGAGCTGAAGGGAGCTTTCCCCGCATCCCACGCGACGAAAGCTCCCTTCACCTCATCCCACGCGGGGAAAGTCCCCTTCAGCCCCCGCGCGGGAAACGGGTGGAGGCGGCCCCCGACGTCCGCCTCCACCCGGGCCACCTAGCGCGTCGGCTGGGTGGAGTTCGACGGCGGAGCCGCGGAGGACGACGGCGCCGGCGGAGCGGACGAAGAAGGCGGCACCGGCGCGCCCTTCGGGATCGCCGCGCTGAACGGGACGTCGGTCCGCTCCTGGCAATAGGAGCGGTTTCCGTTGTAGCCGTTGAGATTCCCGTCGTTGTCCTGGACGCCTCGCTCGAGCCGCGGCCGCGGGTAGCGGTTGTCGTCGCCGACCTTCCGCTTCTCGCCCGAGCTCCGCTCGCAGGCATACCGGGTCGTGCTGAGCGGGCGGCCTTCCTCGTCGTAGAGGAAGATCTCGGTCAGCGGCTTGCCCTCGGCGTCGAACGCGTAGATGTTGTCCACGCTTTGGCTTCCGTACATCAGCTGCGAATTGCCGTAGGTGTCGCTGTAGCTCGTCGGGTAGCCGTTGTACGAGTCGCCACCGTAGGACCGTTTCGCGATCAGATCGACCGCCGCGCCCGCCCCGCCGACCATGCTGCCGATGACGAACGCCGAAACCGGCACGGCCAGCCACAGCAGCCGCCTGTCCCCCTTCAGCTTCGGCCCCGCCCAGACCACCGCGACGGCCGCCAGCAGCATCAGCGGCAGCAACAGCACCGCCTCGGTGTCGCGAAGCACGAGCAGCAGCCCGAACACGACCAGCACCGCCGCGCACAGGATCCACCACGCAGGCTTGAGCGAGCGGAAGTAGGTCATTCCGTTGCCGTTCCGGTTGGCCTGGAACGAAGTCACGGTCTCGCGGAGCTTGACCACCTCGGGCAGTTCCGCGATCGGGCCGACTCCCCTCCGCACCACGTAGACGACGCTGATCGCGAGCACGGGTGCGACGAAAAGCAGGCCCAGCAACGGTTCCACCCGGACCCACACCGCGGCCGCGAAGCCGAACAACGCGAACCCGCCCATGGAGAACACCAGGCCCCAGAACGCGAACCGCGCTCCGCCGATCCCGGTTTTCGCCTTCAGCAAGGTGGTCTTGTCGCCCGCGTCGCCCGGACGCGGCGGATAGCCACCGGACGCCCGCAGCTCGGCGGCGTAACTCTCCGGGCTGCCCAGGCGCTCGATCAAGGCGTCGACCTTGGGGTTGTCCCCCAGTTCCGCCTCCATTTCGGCGAGATGGGGCCGGACGTCTTCGAGGATTTCCTCGACTTCGCTCTCGGGCAGGTCGGCGAGCGCGCTCCTGACCCTCGTCAAGTACACCCGCACGGCGGTCGGATTCTGCGTGCTCATGCTGCCTCTCCCAACAGGCTGTTCATCGTCGTGGCGAAACTCCGCCAGGTCTGCGCCGATTCGTCCAGGCGCTGACGACCCGGCTCGTTGAGGCTGTAGTACTTCCGGTGCGGGCCTTCTTCGCTCGGCACCACGTACGACGTCAGCAGGCCTGCCTTGTACAGCCGCCGGAGCGTCCCGTACACCGAAGCGTCGCCCACTTCCTGCAACCCCGCGACCCGGAGTCTTCGGAGTACGTCGTAGCCGTAGCCGTCCTCCCCGCGAAGCACCGCGAGAACGGCGAGGTCCAGCACGCCCTTGAGTAGCTGACTGATCTCCACAGTCGCGTCCCTCCCAGCTCTTACGCAACAGAAGGTACCACGCATTGCACAGTAGTGCGCAAGGCGGAGGCGACTTGCGTCCGAGCGAGGTTCATGGGTTACTTAGTCCAGTAATGAACCACCGCACCCGGGGAGGGTGCATGACGACTGGGAACGGAGGTGTCGTGCTCGACGACGGAACACCACTGTTCGCGCAGATCGCCGAACAGATCGCCGACGACATCGCCGAGGGAAGCCTGGCCGAGGGGGAACGCGTGCCGTCAACCAACGAACTCGCCGCCTTCTACCGGATCAATCCGGCGACGGCGGCCAAGGGGATCAACGTGCTGGCCGACGACGGCCTGCTCGAGAAGCGACGCGGGATCGGCATGTTCGTGGCCGGCGGAGCGCGGCAGAAGCTGCTCACCGACCGGCGTCGGCGCTTCGCCGAGCAGTACCTCGACCCCATGCTGATCGAAGCAAGGCGCCTCGGCATCGACGACGAAAGCCTGATCTCGCTCATCCGCGGGAACGGACACCAGAACGGAGGACCGGCCGCATGACGCCGACCATTTCGACCACCGGCCTGACCCGGCGCTACGGCGACCACCTCGCCCTCAGCGACGTCTCGGTCGGCATCGAAGAAGGCAAGATCACCGGCCTGCTGGGCCGCAACGGCGCGGGAAAGAGCACCTTCCTGCGCATCATCACCGCACAGGAGTTCGCCAGCGCGGGCACGGTCCGCGTGTTCGGGGAGAACCCGGTGGAGAACGAGCGGGTGCTCCGGCGCCTGGTGCTCGTCCGCGAGGACCAGCAGTTCCCGGACTTCAAGGTGCGGCACGCCCTGTCGGCGGCGTCGTGGTTCTACCCGAACTGGGACGCCGAGCTGGCCGACACGCTGCTCCGCGACTTCGACCTGCCGCTGAAGCGCCCGATCAAGAAGCTCTCACGAGGGATGCGCTCGGCGCTGTCGATCACGATCGGGCTGGCGGCACGCGCGGAACTCACGCTGCTCGACGAGCCGTACGCGGGTCTCGACGCCGTCGCCAGGCACCTGTTCTACGACCGGTTGCTCGACGACTATTCGGCTCATCCCCGCACGGTCCTGCTTTCCACGCACCTGATCGACGAGGTCGCCGATCTGCTGGAGCACGTCGTGATGATCGACAAGGGCCGCGTCGTCCTCGACGCGCCCGCCGACGAACTGCGCGGCTCGGCCGCCACCGTCAGCGGACCCGCCACGGCGGTGGAGTCCTTCGTCGCCGGCCGCCGGGTGCTGCACCGCCGCAAGATCGGTTCGCGCACTTCGGTCACCGTCGCCGACGCGCTCGACGCGGCCGCGAAGGCACGGGCACAGGCCCTGCACCTGAAACTCGAACCGCTGTCCTTGCAGCAGTTGATGGTGCACACCTCCAACGGACAGACGACGGCAGAGGAGGCGTCCGCATGAACATCCTGGTCAAAGTCGCGCGTTATCACCTGGTGGACCGGCTCCAGTTCCTGGTGCTCCCGGTCGGCGTCACGCTCTTCGCCTTCGGGGTGAACCTCGCGATCTTCGCGCTGATCCCCGAAAAACCCGAGGACAACTTCTCCGGCGGCCTGTTCACGCTGTTCGTGTTCATGCTCGTCTGCGGCGCCTTGAGCATGACGAAGTCACTGCCGTTCGGGCTCGCGCTCGGCGTGTCGAGGCGGTCGTACTACCTGGGCACGGTTTTGCTGGTCGCCGGATTGTCCGCGCTGTACGCGGTGGGGATCGCCGTGTTGCAGGTGATCGAGGACGCGACCCGCGGCTGGGGGCTCGGCCTCCACTACTTCCGGGTGCCCTGGGTGCTCGACGGCCCCTGGTACCTGACCCTGCTCACGGCGTTCGTGTTGCTGACGCTGATGTTCGTCTACGGCATGTGGTACGGCCTGATCTACCGGCGCGCTTCGGTGGTGGGTGTCGTCCTGTTCGCCGCCGCTCAGGTCCTGGTGCTGCTGGGCGGGGTCCTGCTGCTCAGCTGGACCGACAGCTGGCCGAAGCTCGGCACGTTCTTCGGCACGCTGACCGTCGGCGGGCTGACCGGAGTGCTCGCGGTCCTGGTCGGCGTCGCCGCCGCCGGCGGGTTCGCCACGATGCGCCGGGTCACGGTCTGACCTCGGGAACACTTCCACATCAAGGAGTTCTGTCATGGCCGTGGTTTCCGTAGTGCTGTCCGTGATGCTGGCCGCGATCTTCGCCGTAGTGGGGGTGGCGAAGGTCCTGCGTCAGCCGTCGTTGATCTCCCGGACCGAGAGGCTCGGCTTCTCGGTCCGGGAAATCCAGGGGATCGGCGCGCTCGAGGTCGCCGGCGCGGCCGGGCTGGTGGGCGGGTTCTTCTGGCCGCCCCTCGGGATCGCCGCGGCGATCGGCCTGACGACGTTGCTGATCGGGGCGGCGGTCTCCCACGCGCGGGCGGGCGACGGGGTCAAGGACGTCGCCCCGCCGGTCTGGCTCGCGCTGATCTCGGCGGCGGCCGCGGTCACCGCGATCGTTTCGGCTTAGGCCACCAGGGTTTCGCGCGCCCGGTCTCGGATGCGTCCGACCACAGTGGACCTTCGCCAGGCGTGCGTGACCTCGACCAGCCAGGCCGCTTCGGTGGCGATGTCGGGTTCATCGAGATAGGTCGCCGGAACGTCGTCGGGGGCGTACCGGCGGCCTGCCTCGGAGGCCACGAGCGCGGCGGCCAGGGCCGCGGCCTCGATCGTCGCGGGGACACGGGCTTCGGGGATCTTCGCCTTGCGTGCCTCGGCTTCCGCGACCGGCGGGACGTCCGGGTCGAAGTAAGGGCGCAGCGCGAGATGGCCGTCCCGGATCTCGATGACCCTGCGGTACAAGGCGAATTCGACGCCTCCCGGCATACCGGGGCCCGGGTCCAGCGCGATTCCCGGGACGGCTTCGCGCATCGCGGTCCACAACGGCTCGATCCGGCGGTAGGTCCGGTACGTGCCGATCAGGCGGAACGGGGTGGCCAGCGCCGGGCCCCACACGCTGAGCGTCGCGCCCGCCCCGGCGAGGCCGACGCTCAGCGCCGCCAGGATCGACGAGAGCGTGTCCTCCCCGGCGTCGACCTCGCCGGTGGTGGCGAGGATGTAGATGTCGTCGACGTCCCAGAAGGTCCAGCCCAGCGCGGCGACCCCGCCGCCGACGAGCAGCCAGAGCCCGGTACGAAGCGGGCCGGGAT
Proteins encoded in this region:
- a CDS encoding DUF1700 domain-containing protein — protein: MSTQNPTAVRVYLTRVRSALADLPESEVEEILEDVRPHLAEMEAELGDNPKVDALIERLGSPESYAAELRASGGYPPRPGDAGDKTTLLKAKTGIGGARFAFWGLVFSMGGFALFGFAAAVWVRVEPLLGLLFVAPVLAISVVYVVRRGVGPIAELPEVVKLRETVTSFQANRNGNGMTYFRSLKPAWWILCAAVLVVFGLLLVLRDTEAVLLLPLMLLAAVAVVWAGPKLKGDRRLLWLAVPVSAFVIGSMVGGAGAAVDLIAKRSYGGDSYNGYPTSYSDTYGNSQLMYGSQSVDNIYAFDAEGKPLTEIFLYDEEGRPLSTTRYACERSSGEKRKVGDDNRYPRPRLERGVQDNDGNLNGYNGNRSYCQERTDVPFSAAIPKGAPVPPSSSAPPAPSSSAAPPSNSTQPTR
- a CDS encoding PadR family transcriptional regulator → MEISQLLKGVLDLAVLAVLRGEDGYGYDVLRRLRVAGLQEVGDASVYGTLRRLYKAGLLTSYVVPSEEGPHRKYYSLNEPGRQRLDESAQTWRSFATTMNSLLGEAA
- a CDS encoding GntR family transcriptional regulator yields the protein MTTGNGGVVLDDGTPLFAQIAEQIADDIAEGSLAEGERVPSTNELAAFYRINPATAAKGINVLADDGLLEKRRGIGMFVAGGARQKLLTDRRRRFAEQYLDPMLIEARRLGIDDESLISLIRGNGHQNGGPAA
- a CDS encoding ABC transporter ATP-binding protein, whose protein sequence is MTPTISTTGLTRRYGDHLALSDVSVGIEEGKITGLLGRNGAGKSTFLRIITAQEFASAGTVRVFGENPVENERVLRRLVLVREDQQFPDFKVRHALSAASWFYPNWDAELADTLLRDFDLPLKRPIKKLSRGMRSALSITIGLAARAELTLLDEPYAGLDAVARHLFYDRLLDDYSAHPRTVLLSTHLIDEVADLLEHVVMIDKGRVVLDAPADELRGSAATVSGPATAVESFVAGRRVLHRRKIGSRTSVTVADALDAAAKARAQALHLKLEPLSLQQLMVHTSNGQTTAEEASA
- a CDS encoding ABC transporter permease → MNILVKVARYHLVDRLQFLVLPVGVTLFAFGVNLAIFALIPEKPEDNFSGGLFTLFVFMLVCGALSMTKSLPFGLALGVSRRSYYLGTVLLVAGLSALYAVGIAVLQVIEDATRGWGLGLHYFRVPWVLDGPWYLTLLTAFVLLTLMFVYGMWYGLIYRRASVVGVVLFAAAQVLVLLGGVLLLSWTDSWPKLGTFFGTLTVGGLTGVLAVLVGVAAAGGFATMRRVTV
- a CDS encoding DoxX family protein — encoded protein: MAVVSVVLSVMLAAIFAVVGVAKVLRQPSLISRTERLGFSVREIQGIGALEVAGAAGLVGGFFWPPLGIAAAIGLTTLLIGAAVSHARAGDGVKDVAPPVWLALISAAAAVTAIVSA
- a CDS encoding MAB_1171c family putative transporter — encoded protein: MTETIAYFCCVVAFAGFGYKLIQARHTQPLRRMWLLSAFGMCIAGGIMLLTPAMETAVGVEEPIGSLLNLAADLLKIGAMAFAVAFSHSLKLGEGKRIGWHVVLSWTVVAAEIALFLLSGSYRVGEHTAAGPGRLGWFVAYNVVFLAYGLISLLTFSIVFARFARHADPGPLRTGLWLLVGGGVAALGWTFWDVDDIYILATTGEVDAGEDTLSSILAALSVGLAGAGATLSVWGPALATPFRLIGTYRTYRRIEPLWTAMREAVPGIALDPGPGMPGGVEFALYRRVIEIRDGHLALRPYFDPDVPPVAEAEARKAKIPEARVPATIEAAALAAALVASEAGRRYAPDDVPATYLDEPDIATEAAWLVEVTHAWRRSTVVGRIRDRARETLVA